The Sorangiineae bacterium MSr11954 DNA segment ATCTCCACCGCAAATGCAGCGCGCTCCGAGGCCGAGATGCACGCCATTGAAGCCGACGCGATGGACCGGGTGCTCGTGGAAGGCCGCTGCGAGGGCACCGGCTCACGCCTGCGCTCGCGCAACCCACCGCCCGAGCGCGCCTACCTCTGCGGCACCCTGCGTCGTCTCTCCGAGGCCGACGCGCCGCGCGCGCAAATGGCCTCCTTGATGGCGCTGCACGCGGAGCTGGTCATCGCCCTCTGGACCTCTCCGATTCACTTCGGACAAGACGCGCCCTACCGCGCCGCCACCAAGCTGCGCCCCTTGATGCCGATCCCCCCCGAGCGCGAGGTGCGCCTCTTGCGCGTGGCCGCCGTGCGTCCCGTGGCCGCCCTGGCCGTGGGCTGGGCGGCCACCTTGCTGACCCGCGGCGGGGTCGAGGGCATTCGTCCGCGCGCCACCCGCTGGCTGAGGTTCGGCGATGCCCCGCTGGACATCGTGGAACGGGCGGACATGTGGGACGCGTTTGCCCCGGCGCCTCCACGAAGCACCGCGGCGAAGTAGCTCAGTCGATGGGGACGAGCCAGCCGCGCGTGTCGGGGATGCGCGCCTGCTGAATGCCGGTGAGCTCTTCGAAGACGCGCTGCGACACGGGGCCGGGCTTGCGGTCGTTGATGCTCAAGCGCTTGTCCTTGTGTCCCAGCTCTCCCACGGGCGAGATGACGGCGCCGGTGCCGCAGCCGAAGATTTCGTTCAGCCGGCCCTGGGTGTGCGCCTCTTGAATCTCGTCGATGGAAAGGCGTCGCTCGACGACCTCGTAGTTCCAGTCGCGAAGGAGCGTGATGATCGAGTTGCGCGTGACGCCCTCGAGGATGCTCCCCTCGAGCGGCGGCGTGATGAACGTGCCGTCGATGCCGACGAACAGGTTCATGGTGCCCACCTCCTCGAGGTACTTGTGCTCGGCCGCGTCCAGCCAGAGGACCTGCGAGTACCCGTGCTTCTTGGCCCGCTCGGCCGCATACAGGCTGGCCGCGTAATTGGCGCCGGCCTTCACCGCGCCGAGCCCGCCACGAGCCGCGCGCACGCACTCCTGCTCGACCCAGATGCTCACCGGGTTGAACCCCTCGGCGTAGTACGCGCCAACGGGCGAGCCGATGATGAAGAACGTGTACGTGCGCGAAGGACGCACGCCCAAGAAGGGCTCCGTCCCGATGAGCGTGGGACGCAAGTAGAGCGCCGCGTTGCGCTGCGAGGGCACCCAGTCTTGGTCGACGCGCACGAACTCCAAGACGGCCTGCAGCATCGCATCTGTGGGCACCGGCGGGATGCACATGCGCACGGAGCCCTCCGCCAGGCGCGCGCAGTGCCGATCCGGACGAAAAAGGCGGACCTTGTCGTCCTCACCGCGGATGGCCTTGAAGCCGTCGAACAGCTCCTGCG contains these protein-coding regions:
- a CDS encoding branched-chain amino acid aminotransferase — its product is MDISIRRTTQKKPRPPASDLGWGQYFTDHMFLMDYEPGRGWHNPRIEPYGPLTIDPAAAVLHYAQELFDGFKAIRGEDDKVRLFRPDRHCARLAEGSVRMCIPPVPTDAMLQAVLEFVRVDQDWVPSQRNAALYLRPTLIGTEPFLGVRPSRTYTFFIIGSPVGAYYAEGFNPVSIWVEQECVRAARGGLGAVKAGANYAASLYAAERAKKHGYSQVLWLDAAEHKYLEEVGTMNLFVGIDGTFITPPLEGSILEGVTRNSIITLLRDWNYEVVERRLSIDEIQEAHTQGRLNEIFGCGTGAVISPVGELGHKDKRLSINDRKPGPVSQRVFEELTGIQQARIPDTRGWLVPID